Proteins encoded together in one Chitinophaga varians window:
- a CDS encoding IPT/TIG domain-containing protein: MKQFIYFLAGAMLMLAACKKDHKEVETPLTVSNFMPGSGNPGTVVTIRGTGFSRTLESNEVAFNGTAARVVSANDSVLVVQAPDKGTTGPITVKSGDRTIQGGTYTYQALSIHGITPANGPAGTNVYISGAGFTATDGPAEVTINGHAAIIANSNDTLLVVIVPADAGAGAIEVKVNGTHATGPAFNYQSIAQIKPVKGGAGTQVTLTGSGFDPVVANNQVSFNGAVATVVSATATSLVVIAPANVKTGPVSLTMNGQKTTGPVFTQVPPPSVKTVAPLSGPVGSTVTIMGDEFSDITDEDSVFINGTATHILSAMKGQLVVTVPPGTTSGTLKVVVNGQEVNGPRYTVQALGVAELLPDNGLAGTVIRIRGTGFDPVAANNHVTINGLALTINTATDTVLTATIPTGITTGALQITTGSLSATGPLFRRAGVSLFYQGAMVVANQRGMAIDSKGYVYLSANTKIYRINPDGSGGTLFAGDDNSGNANGTGGAARFNGICGLAFDANDNLYVADGWNNSVRKITQAGVVTTFYSGIENPPRYITVDPSGNVYIGSEYNGTYRISADGSQIKQLSRGGFSSQFTYVNGSVFWSNTDGGAVYRYNSVTTEVGLFAGTFFQSGYVDGPRGVGKLDGPGTLVYDPVSGLIYVIDGNNASIRSISPADGTIGTVTGSGGTYEPWHTGNKNGTLQEALISPASAGSMAVDRQGNIYFVEDFLGQIRKITLR, translated from the coding sequence ATGAAACAATTTATATATTTTTTAGCAGGCGCCATGCTCATGCTGGCTGCCTGCAAAAAAGACCATAAGGAGGTAGAGACGCCGCTGACGGTTTCCAACTTTATGCCGGGCAGCGGTAACCCCGGTACGGTGGTGACTATACGCGGAACGGGTTTTAGCCGTACGCTGGAGTCCAATGAAGTAGCTTTCAATGGGACTGCCGCCCGGGTAGTCAGCGCCAACGATTCCGTGCTGGTGGTACAGGCCCCGGACAAAGGCACTACCGGCCCCATAACAGTTAAGAGCGGCGACCGCACCATACAAGGCGGTACCTATACCTATCAGGCATTGAGTATTCACGGTATTACACCTGCCAACGGTCCGGCCGGTACGAACGTATATATTTCAGGCGCCGGTTTCACCGCGACCGACGGCCCGGCTGAAGTGACCATCAACGGACATGCAGCCATTATTGCGAATTCCAACGATACCCTGCTGGTCGTGATAGTGCCTGCAGATGCCGGTGCCGGCGCGATAGAAGTGAAAGTGAACGGTACACATGCCACTGGTCCGGCATTCAACTATCAGTCCATCGCGCAGATCAAACCTGTGAAAGGCGGCGCTGGTACGCAGGTAACGCTGACAGGTTCCGGTTTTGATCCGGTTGTTGCCAATAATCAGGTTTCCTTCAACGGAGCCGTGGCCACCGTGGTCAGTGCCACCGCTACGTCACTGGTGGTGATAGCGCCGGCCAATGTAAAAACCGGTCCGGTGTCGCTGACCATGAACGGGCAGAAAACCACTGGTCCTGTATTTACGCAGGTGCCGCCGCCTTCTGTCAAGACGGTAGCGCCGCTCAGTGGCCCGGTTGGCAGCACTGTTACCATCATGGGAGATGAGTTCAGCGATATCACCGACGAAGATTCCGTATTTATCAATGGCACGGCAACGCATATATTAAGTGCCATGAAGGGCCAGCTGGTGGTCACTGTTCCTCCCGGCACCACCTCCGGTACGCTTAAAGTAGTGGTAAACGGCCAGGAGGTAAATGGCCCGCGTTATACCGTACAGGCGTTAGGGGTAGCGGAGCTGTTGCCTGACAACGGGTTGGCTGGCACCGTGATCAGGATCAGGGGTACCGGCTTTGACCCTGTGGCGGCCAATAACCATGTTACCATTAATGGCCTGGCGCTGACAATCAATACGGCCACCGACACCGTGTTGACCGCTACGATACCTACCGGTATCACTACCGGCGCCTTGCAGATCACTACCGGTAGCCTGTCGGCCACAGGGCCGCTGTTTCGCAGGGCGGGCGTCAGCCTGTTCTATCAAGGCGCGATGGTGGTGGCCAACCAACGGGGCATGGCCATTGACAGCAAAGGATATGTATACCTGAGCGCCAACACAAAAATTTACAGGATCAACCCGGACGGCTCCGGTGGTACGCTGTTCGCGGGCGATGATAACTCCGGAAATGCCAACGGCACCGGCGGCGCTGCACGTTTTAACGGTATCTGTGGTCTTGCTTTTGATGCAAACGACAACCTGTATGTGGCCGATGGCTGGAACAACAGTGTCAGGAAAATCACGCAGGCAGGAGTGGTGACGACCTTCTACTCCGGTATCGAAAATCCACCGCGCTATATTACAGTCGATCCGTCAGGCAATGTGTATATAGGGTCTGAATACAACGGCACCTACCGCATTTCTGCCGATGGCTCCCAGATCAAACAGCTGTCCAGAGGTGGTTTCTCTTCGCAGTTTACTTACGTGAACGGGTCCGTGTTCTGGTCCAACACCGATGGCGGTGCGGTGTACCGCTACAATAGTGTTACCACCGAGGTCGGATTGTTTGCGGGCACCTTCTTCCAGTCAGGTTACGTGGATGGTCCGCGTGGCGTGGGCAAGCTGGACGGACCAGGTACGTTGGTGTATGATCCTGTAAGCGGATTGATTTATGTGATAGATGGCAATAATGCGTCTATTAGAAGCATATCACCGGCAGATGGCACCATTGGTACGGTCACCGGTTCGGGCGGCACTTATGAGCCGTGGCATACCGGCAATAAGAATGGTACTTTACAGGAGGCGCTTATCTCGCCGGCATCGGCGGGGTCTATGGCGGTAGACCGGCAGGGAAATATCTACTTCGTGGAAGATTTCCTGGGGCAGATCAGGAAAATAACCTTGCGCTGA
- a CDS encoding TonB-dependent receptor produces the protein MKKLYILFSLLCVLIATHLQAQETSGRLDGRVLDGKGQPVPGVTVRAIHTPTGTRYGTVAGNDGRYHLAGLRIGGPYTVQASMMGMGTQTRDGLQVRLGEPLQLELILEDKQKQLSEVVVKGNKVAKASTYGAGQNISSAQLKNMPTINRSIQDMTRLVPQASKDNSFGGTNFRYNNVTLDGAINNDAIGFSPSTGGITGTSGMPGASTHTNPVSMDAIEDMQVYLAPFDVKIGNFTGGSINAVTRSGTNTFTGSVYAFGRNAAITGKDKAGTLGKMNSDFYDYQTGIRLGFPIIKDKLFFFTNEEFTGRRDPVQLLAGQPETAQILSAKDEQDIRNATLQRYGNAFDPGTGGAFSAKSNSHKFFNRLDWNINDKHQLSVRNNTILSEAMMMDRDQADFRFTSMAYKQTNNQTSTVAELKSRFSPQLANSLIVGFTSVKDKRDPQSDPALPQVQIMGRTPGTTIYLGTDREAAIFNMQQRTWEITDNVTLYKGKHTFLFGTHNELYHINYGFVNSWNGRVDYLSIDDYLQNNPWRVRGSYNYTDNSRAYIMDHPQSFNLDMLSAYAQDEIQLTDKLKITPGIRADYTLLPEKPTLSDKTQTAIQDGFLGTTYYYTPLNRITNHYLNRVQISPRLGFRYDWMGNQRLILRGGIGMFTGRIPLAWLAYAYYNNGDTYGAFDQKADQQAFVKGSDPLKGGNNGIGGFIEQNGAVLNNKNTGKTQVDVVDNNFVMPKVLRTSLAADYTTASGYKFTIEGIYTRSLKDVMFKQVNIKDDPRYYGYDVNQSQPVFGGSIDPRFANAYELSNTNKGYRYSLTGSINRNYAFGLNAGVSYTYGESKDVANGIRNSMESNWQLNQALNPNNPGLAYSNFDIRHRIVVHVDYRKAWDKKWVSSFSLFVSAQSGSPFTYGIVNNSIQGLPQQVSLVYIPQATEAVRYFQDYTDAAGNAVTAAAQAEAFNRYVDGNAYLRSRRGNFTERNAGRTPWNTQADFHFGQEYHFSGRPGSSFLTFTLDVMNLTNLLNKDWGRSYFSPNTFNSTASVGLTPFYPGRQSKENYPVYMFSDPGKPYAVDFFNSRYQLQLGMRYSF, from the coding sequence GATAAACAGAAACAGCTGTCGGAAGTTGTGGTGAAAGGAAACAAAGTGGCCAAAGCCAGCACCTACGGTGCGGGACAGAACATCAGCAGCGCGCAGCTGAAAAATATGCCGACGATCAATCGCAGCATACAGGATATGACGCGACTGGTGCCACAGGCATCGAAAGACAATTCCTTCGGCGGTACGAACTTCCGTTACAACAACGTTACCCTCGATGGCGCCATCAACAATGATGCGATAGGATTCAGTCCTTCTACCGGTGGCATCACCGGTACTTCCGGCATGCCCGGCGCCAGCACCCATACCAATCCGGTGTCCATGGACGCCATAGAGGATATGCAGGTATACCTCGCGCCATTCGATGTGAAGATCGGCAACTTCACCGGCGGCAGTATCAACGCGGTGACCCGTAGCGGCACCAACACCTTCACCGGTTCCGTATATGCTTTTGGCCGTAATGCCGCTATCACCGGCAAAGACAAAGCCGGCACCCTCGGCAAAATGAACAGCGACTTCTACGATTATCAGACCGGTATACGACTGGGCTTTCCTATCATCAAAGACAAACTGTTCTTTTTTACCAATGAAGAATTTACCGGCCGCCGCGATCCCGTGCAACTGCTGGCAGGACAGCCTGAAACGGCACAGATACTCTCTGCAAAAGACGAGCAGGATATCCGCAATGCCACGCTGCAGCGCTACGGAAATGCCTTTGATCCCGGCACCGGCGGCGCTTTCAGCGCTAAAAGCAATTCCCATAAATTCTTTAATCGCCTCGACTGGAACATCAACGATAAACATCAGCTGTCTGTCCGCAACAATACCATCCTTTCTGAAGCCATGATGATGGACCGGGACCAGGCCGATTTCCGCTTCACCAGTATGGCTTACAAACAAACCAACAACCAGACGTCCACTGTGGCGGAACTGAAATCCCGCTTCAGTCCTCAGCTGGCCAACAGCCTTATCGTTGGTTTTACATCGGTGAAGGATAAACGTGATCCGCAGTCCGATCCTGCATTGCCGCAGGTACAGATCATGGGCCGCACGCCAGGCACTACCATCTATCTGGGCACAGACAGGGAAGCGGCTATTTTTAACATGCAGCAGCGCACCTGGGAAATCACTGATAACGTGACCCTCTACAAAGGAAAACACACCTTCCTCTTTGGTACGCACAATGAACTATATCATATCAACTATGGCTTTGTGAACAGCTGGAACGGCCGTGTGGATTATCTCAGCATAGATGATTATCTCCAAAACAATCCATGGCGCGTAAGGGGTAGCTATAACTATACAGACAACAGCAGGGCCTATATCATGGACCACCCGCAGTCTTTTAACCTGGACATGTTGAGCGCCTATGCACAGGACGAAATTCAGCTGACAGACAAACTGAAAATTACGCCAGGTATCAGAGCCGACTATACGTTGTTGCCGGAAAAACCAACGTTGAGCGACAAAACCCAAACCGCCATCCAGGACGGTTTCCTTGGCACCACTTACTACTACACGCCACTGAACCGGATCACCAACCATTATCTTAACAGGGTACAGATCTCTCCACGCCTGGGCTTCCGTTACGACTGGATGGGCAATCAGCGCCTGATTCTAAGAGGTGGAATCGGTATGTTCACCGGCAGAATTCCGCTCGCCTGGCTGGCCTATGCCTATTACAATAATGGCGACACGTACGGCGCATTCGATCAGAAAGCTGACCAGCAGGCATTCGTAAAAGGTTCCGATCCGCTGAAAGGCGGTAACAACGGCATCGGCGGGTTCATTGAACAAAATGGCGCTGTGTTGAACAATAAAAACACCGGTAAAACGCAGGTGGACGTGGTGGACAATAACTTTGTGATGCCGAAAGTGCTGCGTACCAGTCTCGCCGCTGACTATACTACAGCATCAGGCTATAAGTTCACCATAGAGGGTATCTATACCAGGAGCCTGAAAGATGTGATGTTTAAACAGGTGAATATTAAAGATGACCCGCGTTATTACGGGTATGATGTAAATCAGTCGCAGCCTGTATTTGGCGGCAGCATAGATCCTCGCTTCGCCAATGCGTATGAATTAAGCAATACCAATAAAGGCTACCGCTACAGTCTCACCGGCAGCATCAATAGGAATTATGCATTCGGATTAAATGCAGGAGTGTCTTATACCTACGGTGAATCAAAAGACGTGGCCAATGGCATTCGTAACTCTATGGAGAGCAACTGGCAGCTGAACCAGGCGCTGAACCCCAACAATCCCGGTCTCGCGTATTCCAATTTCGATATCCGCCACCGCATTGTTGTGCATGTAGACTACCGCAAGGCGTGGGACAAAAAATGGGTCAGCAGCTTCTCATTGTTTGTCAGCGCGCAGTCCGGTTCTCCGTTCACCTACGGTATCGTGAACAACAGCATACAGGGATTGCCGCAGCAGGTAAGCCTGGTGTATATTCCACAGGCTACAGAGGCGGTCCGTTATTTCCAGGATTATACAGATGCGGCGGGTAATGCGGTAACAGCAGCGGCCCAGGCAGAAGCCTTTAACCGCTATGTGGATGGCAACGCATACCTGCGCAGCCGTCGCGGTAATTTCACTGAAAGGAATGCTGGCCGTACGCCCTGGAACACACAGGCCGACTTCCACTTCGGGCAGGAGTATCACTTCTCTGGTCGTCCGGGCAGCAGCTTCCTCACCTTTACACTGGACGTGATGAACCTCACCAATCTGCTGAACAAAGACTGGGGCAGGTCATATTTTTCGCCTAATACTTTCAACTCAACAGCCAGTGTGGGATTGACACCTTTTTATCCCGGCCGGCAGAGCAAAGAGAATTATCCGGTGTACATGTTTTCAGATCCGGGAAAACCTTATGCGGTTGATTTCTTTAATTCCCGCTACCAGTTGCAGCTGGGAATGAGGTATTCATTTTAG